One window of Vespa velutina chromosome 2, iVesVel2.1, whole genome shotgun sequence genomic DNA carries:
- the LOC124947149 gene encoding carbohydrate sulfotransferase 11-like has protein sequence MNRSRKRLINQLIKIVIVCGLILILFKLNGTIKRNETESVLSSTDLWDQAEKINKERLLTVDKVCKKYKLGIYKDSSKVLFKHPPAPQYSVFYIVRAHNISYCPLYKASSTTWLYNLCLLMNITEKELNNGKEQLSTIARRVINELEYPEADEALRSTKKLLVIRHPFERLLSAYRDKLENSVAGREHGTLHFYQKYGAMIVRQYRNKNFVKPQDDQVIVRKDVPPAAGIEPTWREFVEYLINIDLANYSDDHWIPYYLYCTPCLVKYDIIAKVETLSRDQIYALNKLGLDKRIKPIWRHGSGYTNASSIYFKQLSRNMVERLYEKFRLDFELFDYSPEDYYRYAVAPN, from the exons ATGAATCGATCGCGAAAACGTCTTATTAATCAACTAATCAAAATTGTTATTGTGTGCGGTTTGatcttgatattatttaaattaaatggcACGATTAAAAGGAATGAAACCGAGTCAGTATTAAGTTCAACAGATTTATGG GATCAagcagaaaaaataaataaagaaagattgtTAACCGTTGATAaagtatgtaaaaaatataaactaggCATTTATAAGGATTCAAGCAAAGTTTTGTTTAAACATCCACCTGCGCCCCAATACAGCGTTTTCTATATCGTTAG agCTCATAACATATCGTATTGTCCATTATATAAAGCCAGCAGTACAACTtggttatataatttatgtttgttaatgaatataacggaaaaagaattaaacaaTGGTAAAGAACAATTATCGACTATAGCTAGGAGAGTTATAAACGAATTAGAATATCCTGAAGCTGACGAg GCATTGAgaagtacaaaaaaattattagtgATAAGGCATCCATTCGAAAGATTGTTAAGTGCATATCGAGATAAACTTGAAAACTCTGTGGCCGGTCGTGAACATGGAactcttcatttttatcaaaaatacgGAGCTATGATCGTTCGACAGTATCGTA ataaaaacttCGTAAAACCTCAAGACGATCAAGTGATCGTTAGAAAGGATGTTCCACCAGCAGCAGGGATCGAACCAACGTGGCGAGAATTTGTTGAATACTTAATCAACATAGATTTAGCTAATTATAGTGACGATCATTGGATTCCTTATTATCTCTATTGTACGCCGTGTCTCGTTAAATACGATATCATCGCCAAG GTGGAAACTTTATCGCGAGATCAAATTTACGCGTTGAACAAATTAGGATTAGACAAAAGGATCAAACCAATTTGGAGACACGGTAGTGGTTATACGAACGCATCGAGtatatatttcaaacaatTAAGTCGAAACATGGTGGAAAGACTTTACGAAAAGTTTAGATTGGATTTTGAACTTTTTGATTATTCACCCgaagattattatcgatacgcCGTAGCTCctaattga